In Horticoccus luteus, the following proteins share a genomic window:
- the rimO gene encoding 30S ribosomal protein S12 methylthiotransferase RimO: MIKVSLISLGCAKNLVDSEIMVGHLHQAGMTVIPEAEKADVVIVNTCSFIDSSKEESIGHILEVHQNRGLRKRRKEQKLIVAGCMSQRFSKDLGTSLHDEVDAFIGLDQVTQVAPIIEGLYAKERGPKDAPENFITGRSTYIPDYDTPRFRLTPRHTAYIKIAEGCNHPCTFCIIPQIRGRHRSRTVASVVAEARRLVAEGVREINLISQDTTFFGMDTWTERPNPRTPVDSSRGTALTTLLRELNAIEGDFWIRLLYTHPAHWSDELIRTIAECPKVARYIDIPLQHISDHMLGLMQRETSGDYIRNLLGRIRAGIPGIAVRTTFIVGFPGETEADVDELCQFIRETRFERLGVFRYSQEEGTRAAKMEEQVPKKTKEARWHRTMALQREIAAEVSHRQVGHTLKVLVEEPGVARGEADAPDIDGRVYVPRELPVGEFAEVTITGFQDYDLLALPAGEQPAEFKVAKQAQ; encoded by the coding sequence ATGATTAAAGTCAGTCTCATTTCTCTCGGTTGCGCCAAGAATCTCGTCGATAGCGAAATCATGGTCGGGCACCTCCATCAGGCCGGCATGACCGTGATTCCCGAAGCCGAAAAAGCCGACGTCGTCATCGTCAACACCTGCTCCTTCATCGACTCGTCGAAGGAAGAATCGATCGGGCACATCCTCGAGGTCCACCAAAACCGCGGGCTGCGCAAGCGCCGCAAAGAGCAAAAGCTGATCGTCGCCGGCTGCATGTCGCAGCGCTTCTCCAAAGATCTCGGCACCTCTCTGCACGATGAAGTCGACGCCTTCATCGGGCTCGATCAAGTCACCCAAGTGGCGCCGATCATCGAGGGGCTTTACGCCAAGGAACGCGGCCCGAAGGATGCGCCGGAAAATTTCATCACCGGCCGCTCCACCTACATCCCGGACTACGACACGCCGCGCTTCCGCCTCACTCCGCGGCACACCGCTTACATCAAGATCGCGGAAGGCTGCAATCACCCGTGCACATTCTGCATCATCCCGCAGATCCGCGGCCGGCACCGCAGTCGCACTGTCGCGAGCGTCGTCGCCGAAGCCCGCCGGCTCGTCGCCGAAGGCGTCCGCGAAATCAACCTCATTTCCCAAGACACCACGTTCTTCGGGATGGACACTTGGACGGAGCGCCCGAATCCCCGCACGCCGGTCGATTCCTCGCGCGGCACCGCGCTCACGACGCTGTTGCGCGAACTCAACGCCATCGAGGGCGATTTCTGGATTCGTCTCCTCTACACGCATCCCGCGCACTGGAGCGACGAACTCATTCGCACCATCGCTGAGTGCCCGAAAGTCGCCCGCTACATCGACATTCCCCTTCAACACATCAGCGACCACATGCTCGGACTGATGCAACGCGAGACCAGCGGCGACTACATCCGCAATCTCCTCGGCCGCATCCGCGCCGGCATCCCCGGCATCGCGGTTCGCACCACGTTTATCGTCGGCTTTCCCGGTGAAACCGAAGCCGACGTCGATGAACTCTGCCAGTTCATCCGCGAAACGCGTTTCGAACGCCTCGGCGTCTTTCGCTACTCGCAGGAAGAAGGCACGCGCGCGGCCAAGATGGAGGAGCAGGTTCCCAAGAAGACCAAGGAGGCGCGCTGGCACCGCACGATGGCGTTGCAGCGCGAAATCGCCGCCGAAGTCAGCCATCGCCAGGTCGGTCACACCTTGAAGGTTTTGGTGGAGGAGCCGGGTGTCGCCCGCGGTGAAGCGGATGCGCCCGATATCGACGGCCGCGTTTACGTGCCGCGCGAACTCCCCGTCGGCGAATTCGCCGAGGTCACCATCACCGGGTTTCAAGACTACGATCTGCTTGCGCTCCCTGCCGGCGAGCAGCCCGCGGAGTTCAAGGTCGCTAAACAGGCGCAGTAA